A window of Candidatus Aminicenantes bacterium genomic DNA:
ATAATTTTCCGCCCAAAAACCATGCCGGGATTCCCATCGCATTAAAGTAAAATAAATTGGTCGCATTCTCGTGCTTCGACAGCAATTCCCTGAATGTTTGCTTATTATACCGCTTGTAATGCTGCAGGGATTTGTCGATGCCATTGTAT
This region includes:
- a CDS encoding class I SAM-dependent methyltransferase, coding for YNGIDKSLQHYKRYNKQTFRELLSKHENATNLFYFNAMGIPAWFLGGKLSKKNTIPKSKMNGYDFFVPFWKMIDRITFSKEGLSLVCVMQKTA